A DNA window from Candidatus Protochlamydia naegleriophila contains the following coding sequences:
- a CDS encoding ferritin produces the protein MNDKIYKALNEQIKHEFYSSYLYLSIASYFENIPLDGFGKWFRKQAEEEQEHAMKIYNYIIDRNLHVDLQAIDKPTTKFNSIEEAFQMALEHERKVTHWIHQIYELAVQEKDHATHVFLQWFITEQVEEEKNAQDNLDLIQFNGDNKAGLLILDQNFDKKAS, from the coding sequence ATGAACGATAAAATCTATAAAGCTTTGAATGAGCAGATTAAACACGAGTTTTACTCTTCTTACCTTTATCTTTCTATTGCCTCGTATTTTGAAAACATTCCATTAGATGGTTTTGGAAAATGGTTCCGCAAGCAGGCTGAAGAAGAGCAAGAACATGCCATGAAGATTTACAACTACATCATCGACCGCAATCTTCACGTGGATCTTCAAGCTATTGACAAGCCCACAACAAAATTTAATTCAATTGAAGAAGCTTTTCAAATGGCGCTTGAACATGAAAGAAAAGTGACACATTGGATTCATCAAATTTACGAACTAGCCGTTCAAGAAAAGGATCATGCGACTCACGTCTTCTTACAGTGGTTTATTACTGAGCAAGTAGAAGAAGAAAAGAACGCACAAGACAACCTAGACCTCATCCAATTTAATGGAGACAACAAAGCAGGCCTTTTGATCTTGGATCAAAATTTTGACAAAAAAGCAAGCTAA
- a CDS encoding ABC transporter ATP-binding protein gives MVESIVFERVSKKFGDSKALDDVSFAIKKGEFFSLLGPSGCGKTTLLRILAGFERPDSGRILLDGQDITKLPPNKRPINTVFQNYALFPHLTIWENIAFGLRIAQRPESEIKQEVERMLALIQMSEHGHKKPDQISGGQKQRVAIARALVNHPQILLLDEPLAALDLKLRQKMLLDLDRIHDEVGITFIFVTHDQSEAMAVSDRIAVLHKGSLEQIGTPVEIYEMPRSSFVADFIGDTNFFDGVVMEMAQKDYSLVEVEGFPQIFCFNDKQLSKGDAVHLSVRPEKIHISREAPPPHPLHNVFQGVVDDAIYKGDHTNFGVQIGNRKISVNQQHSRFLLDEAPIKWKDTVWIWWHADDGFMLERCQKLENANE, from the coding sequence ATGGTAGAGAGCATTGTTTTTGAGCGGGTCTCAAAAAAATTTGGGGATAGCAAGGCACTTGACGATGTTTCATTTGCGATTAAAAAAGGCGAATTTTTTTCGCTTTTGGGTCCAAGTGGGTGTGGAAAAACAACACTGCTAAGAATTTTGGCAGGGTTTGAGCGTCCAGACAGCGGCAGAATCTTACTAGATGGCCAAGATATAACGAAACTTCCTCCGAACAAGCGGCCTATCAACACCGTCTTTCAAAACTATGCCCTTTTCCCTCATTTGACAATCTGGGAAAATATCGCCTTCGGTCTTCGCATAGCTCAAAGGCCAGAAAGTGAAATCAAGCAAGAGGTTGAACGGATGCTTGCTTTGATTCAAATGAGTGAGCATGGCCATAAGAAGCCCGATCAGATCAGCGGTGGACAAAAGCAGCGCGTAGCTATTGCTCGAGCTCTTGTCAATCATCCGCAAATTTTATTGTTAGATGAACCTTTGGCGGCGCTCGATCTTAAATTGCGTCAAAAAATGCTTTTGGATCTTGATCGCATTCATGATGAAGTAGGAATCACCTTTATCTTTGTCACACATGATCAAAGCGAGGCGATGGCCGTCAGCGATCGCATTGCTGTTTTGCATAAAGGCAGTCTGGAGCAAATTGGAACGCCCGTAGAAATTTACGAGATGCCGAGAAGCAGCTTTGTAGCTGACTTTATTGGCGACACCAACTTTTTTGATGGGGTAGTGATGGAAATGGCTCAAAAAGACTACAGTTTGGTGGAGGTTGAAGGATTTCCGCAAATTTTCTGCTTCAACGACAAGCAGCTTTCTAAAGGCGATGCAGTCCATTTAAGCGTACGACCGGAAAAAATTCATATTTCAAGAGAAGCGCCCCCTCCGCATCCTCTCCACAATGTCTTTCAAGGGGTTGTTGACGATGCGATTTATAAAGGTGATCATACAAATTTTGGCGTGCAAATTGGCAACCGTAAAATTTCTGTGAATCAACAGCACAGTCGCTTTTTATTAGACGAGGCTCCTATTAAGTGGAAGGACACGGTCTGGATTTGGTGGCATGCAGATGATGGATTTATGTTGGAGCGGTGCCAAAAGCTCGAAAATGCCAATGAATAA
- a CDS encoding ABC transporter permease has translation MNNKSRSEWFLTLPSFIWLLIFFLVPTCIIYAYALKPHTIYGSVGEGFSFDAIKDLMDPNYYILIGRTLFLGIATTLICLLLALPVGYQMTLLSTKARHLLMLLLVLPFWSSFLIRIFAWKMLLHPEGYIKKILVFLHVVDSDTSLLYNLASVVLVMVYTYLPFAVFPIYAAASKFNFQLLEAAMDLGATRSKAFFQVFIPGIGKGIMTATVMVFISAVGAYVIPDLVGGFSSEMIGNKIAQRVFVDRNLPQASALSALLSLVIFLPLLAIVFVSSRQKKIEAEVRNRE, from the coding sequence ATGAATAATAAATCACGCAGCGAATGGTTTTTAACGCTTCCTTCATTCATTTGGCTATTGATTTTCTTCCTTGTGCCAACGTGCATCATCTATGCTTATGCCTTAAAGCCCCATACGATTTATGGAAGTGTAGGTGAGGGATTTTCATTTGATGCCATCAAAGATTTAATGGATCCTAACTACTACATCTTGATCGGGCGGACGCTTTTTTTGGGAATTGCCACAACCCTTATTTGTCTGCTTTTGGCTCTTCCAGTGGGTTATCAGATGACTCTTCTTTCTACAAAAGCGAGGCATCTTTTGATGCTGTTGCTAGTTCTTCCTTTTTGGAGCAGCTTTCTTATTCGCATTTTTGCTTGGAAGATGCTGCTTCATCCTGAAGGCTATATAAAAAAAATCCTTGTTTTTTTGCACGTCGTCGATTCAGACACCTCATTGCTTTACAACTTAGCTTCAGTCGTGCTAGTCATGGTATATACCTATTTACCATTTGCCGTTTTTCCAATCTATGCCGCGGCATCTAAGTTTAATTTTCAATTGCTGGAAGCTGCAATGGATCTTGGAGCGACACGTAGCAAGGCTTTTTTCCAAGTTTTTATTCCTGGGATCGGAAAAGGGATTATGACGGCTACGGTCATGGTCTTTATCTCGGCTGTGGGTGCATATGTCATACCCGATCTCGTGGGAGGCTTTAGCAGCGAAATGATTGGTAATAAGATCGCTCAAAGGGTTTTTGTTGATCGCAATTTGCCCCAAGCAAGCGCTTTATCTGCATTGTTGTCATTGGTGATTTTTTTGCCGTTACTAGCCATTGTTTTTGTTTCATCTCGCCAGAAAAAGATTGAAGCCGAAGTGAGGAACCGAGAATGA